The Sebastes fasciatus isolate fSebFas1 chromosome 13, fSebFas1.pri, whole genome shotgun sequence genome includes a region encoding these proteins:
- the retsat.2 gene encoding all-trans-retinol 13,14-reductase produces the protein MWFSVALICVALGIFIYKYVFGSSGPNPFERDTREPLKKMVHNRKEKNKVLKQGFLASKVPDDLDAIIIGSGIGGLGLAVLLAKVGKKVLVLEQHDRAGGCCHTFTEKGFEFDVGIHYIGDLQDHKPFFCMLDQMTNGQLQWEPLDNPFDQVVIGPPENRRRYPIYSGRTRFPDELKKCFPGEEKAIDEYLRLVKKVGRGIWLLALLKTCPVPVAKFLIWTGLANRLSFFFKMAPRSLTEVVNELTENKDLRAVFTYIFGTYGNMPKDSSFSMHSLLVTHYLNGAWYPKGGATEIAYHMIPIIEKAGGAVLVRAPVNRILFNDAKEAYGVSVMKGQEEVHIRAPMVISNAGIFNTYQKLLPKELQAMPAIQKQLSMMKNGEGGLSIFLGLTGTKEELGLKADNSWIFTENNFDELVETYLHGKREESAKSVPLLFVASPSAKDPTWEERSPGKSTLSLVSFAKYEWFEEWKDDKVTNRAPDYKDLKQIFIDSILEVVMDVFPKITRDKIEFIDAGTPITNTHYIGAPKGEIYGADHGIARFSPEVNATVRPQSPLKNLYLTGQDVFLCGFAGALAGGLSCGSAILNRNLHLDAITLAKKTKFMKAKLKGE, from the exons ATGTGGTTCAGTGTCGCATTAATTTGTGTCGCTTTgggcatatttatatataaatatgtcttCGGCAGCTCCGGGCCCAATCCCTTTGAGAGGGACACTCGTGAACCGCTGAAGAAGATGGTTCACAACaggaaagagaagaataaagtgCTGAAGCAGG GTTTCCTGGCCAGTAAAGTTCCTGACGACCTGGACGCCATCATCATCGGCAGTGGGATCGGTGGCCTTGGGCTCGCGGTGCTGCTGGCTAAAGTTGGGAAGAAAGTCCTGGTTCTGGAGCAGCATGATCGGGCTGGAGGATGCTGCCACACATTCACTGAGAAGGGCTTTGAGTTTGATGTCG GAATCCACTACATCGGTGACCTGCAGGACCACAAGCCGTTCTTCTGCATGCTGGACCAAATGACTAACGGACAACTGCAGTGGGAGCCTCTGGACAATCCGTTCGACCAAGTAGTGATAGGACCTCCAGAAAACCGCCGCCGCTATCCCATCTACAGCGGCAGGACGCGCTTCCCCGACGAGCTGAAGAAGTGCTTCCCTGGAGAGGAGAAGGCCATCGATGAGTACTTGAGGCTGGTCAAG AAAGTTGGCCGGGGCATTTGGCTCCTCGCTCTGCTGAAGACCTGCCCCGTCCCCGTGGCCAAGTTCCTCATCTGGACCGGTCTGGCCAACCGTCTGTCCTTCTTCTTCAAAATGGCGCCCCGCAGCCTGACAGAAGTAGTTAATGAGCTGACGGAGAACAAGGACCTCAGGGCTGTTTTCACCTACATCTTTGGCACCTACG GTAACATGCCTAAAGACTCCAGTTTTTCTATGCACAGCTTGCTGGTCACTCACTACCTGAACGGTGCCTGGTACCCGAAAGGTGGAGCCACTGAAATCGCCTACCACATGATCCCCATCATTGAGAAGGCAGGTGGTGCTGTTCTAGTCCGAGCCCCGGTCAACCGCATCCTCTTCAACGACGCCAAGGAAGCTTATG GTGTGAGCGTCATGAAAGGCCAAGAGGAAGTACATATCCGTGCCCCTATGGTCATCTCTAACGCCGGCATCTTCAACACATACCAGAAGCTGCTGCCCAAAGAGCTCCAGGCCATGCCAG CTATCCAGAAGCAGCTGAGTATGATGAAGAACGGTGAAGGTGGCCTGAGCATTTTTCTGGGTCTGACTGGAACCAAGGAGGAGCTGGGCCTGAAAGCAGACAACTCCTGGATCTTTACAGAGAACAATTTTGATGAACT GGTGGAGACATATTTGCATGGAAAGAGGGAAGAGTCTGCTAAAAGTGTACCTCTGCTGTTTGTGGCGTCTCCATCGGCTAAAGATCCGACCTGGGAGGAAAGATCACCAG GGAAGTCCACCTTGAGTCTGGTCAGTTTTGCCAAATACGAGTGGTTTGAGGAGTGGAAGGACGACAAAGTGACAAACAGAGCGCCTGACTACAAAGACCTGAAGCAGATATTCATTGACTCCATTCTGGAGGTGGTTATGGATGTGTTCCCCAAGATAACCAGAGACAAG atTGAGTTCATTGATGCTGGCACccccatcacaaacacacactacatCGGAGCCCCCAAGGGTGAAATCTACGGAGCGGATCATGGCATCGCCCGATTCAGCCCTGAAGTCAACGCTACAGTGAGACCTCAGTCTCCACTGAAGAACCTCTATCTGACAG GTCAGGATGTGTTTTTGTGCGGCTTTGCCGGCGCTCTCGCTGGAGGGCTCTCCTGTGGCTCGGCCATTCTCaaccgcaacctccacctggaTGCCATCACCTTggcaaagaaaactaaatttatgaAAGCCAAATTGAAAGGGGAGTAA
- the cdk21 gene encoding cyclin-dependent kinase 6 isoform X2 yields MWEAMDVCAKPLSYELLAAVGEGSYGKVFKAREVEGRQRLLAVKKFNIRGDASEIGIPPFMIREVALLRKMKYFNHPNIVQLLDASAVPVGRSLDLTLVLEYIDQDLSTYLSKAPAAGLSRDCIKDVMQQLLQGLDFLHSNMVLHRDLKPENILVSSRGEVKIADFGLARIYTFNIALTPGVVTLWYRAPEVLLNSVYMSSVDMWSAGCIFAELFLLRPLFQGYTEVQQLQKIFEVIGLPSEEDWPTDSPISYSVSWGPTGSCTKLLHNLDPDDDDLLSTK; encoded by the exons ATGTGGGAGGCCATGGACGTGTGCGCTAAGCCGCTGAGCTACGAGCTGCTGGCGGCAGTAGGAGAGGGCTCCTACGGTAAGGTGTTCAAGGCCAGAGAGGTGGAGGGCAGACAGCGACTCCTGGCGGTCAAGAAGTTCAACATCCGCGGAGACGCGTCGGAGATCGGCATCCCTCCGTTCATGATCCGAGAGGTGGCGCTGCTGAGGAAGATGAAGTACTTCAACCATCCCAACATAGTCCA GCTGTTGGATGCGTCTGCTGTACCAGTGGGCAGGAGCTTGGATCTCACTCTGGTGCTGGAATACATTGACCAGGACCTGTCAACCTACCTCTCCAAGGCTCCTGCTGCTGGACTGAGCCGTGACTGTATTAAG GATGTGatgcagcagctgctgcagggACTGGACTTTCTACACTCAAACATGGTGCTGCACCGTGACCTGAAACCGGAGAACATCCTGGTCAGCAGCCGAGGAGAGGTCAAGATCGCTGATTTCGGACTGGCACGCATCTACACCTTCAATATCGCTCTCACTCCAGGT GTGGTGACGCTGTGGTACAGAGCTCCCGAGGTGCTGCTGAACTCTGTTTACATGTCCTCAGTGGACATGTGGAGCGCTGGCTGCATCTTTGCTGAGCTCTTCCTCTTGAG ACCACTGTTTCAGGGATACACAGAGGTACAGCAGCTGCAAAAAATCTTTGA GGTGATTGGTTTGCCCAGTGAGGAGGACTGGCCCACCGACAGCCCCATCTCATACTCAGTCAGCTGGGGACCAACAGGCTCCTGCACCAAGCTGCTGCACAACCTGGACCCAGACGACGACGACCTACTATCT ACTAAATAG
- the cdk21 gene encoding cyclin-dependent kinase 6 isoform X1, which yields MWEAMDVCAKPLSYELLAAVGEGSYGKVFKAREVEGRQRLLAVKKFNIRGDASEIGIPPFMIREVALLRKMKYFNHPNIVQLLDASAVPVGRSLDLTLVLEYIDQDLSTYLSKAPAAGLSRDCIKDVMQQLLQGLDFLHSNMVLHRDLKPENILVSSRGEVKIADFGLARIYTFNIALTPGVVTLWYRAPEVLLNSVYMSSVDMWSAGCIFAELFLLRPLFQGYTEVQQLQKIFEVIGLPSEEDWPTDSPISYSVSWGPTGSCTKLLHNLDPDDDDLLSQCLAFRQSRRISAAKALVHPFFMKH from the exons ATGTGGGAGGCCATGGACGTGTGCGCTAAGCCGCTGAGCTACGAGCTGCTGGCGGCAGTAGGAGAGGGCTCCTACGGTAAGGTGTTCAAGGCCAGAGAGGTGGAGGGCAGACAGCGACTCCTGGCGGTCAAGAAGTTCAACATCCGCGGAGACGCGTCGGAGATCGGCATCCCTCCGTTCATGATCCGAGAGGTGGCGCTGCTGAGGAAGATGAAGTACTTCAACCATCCCAACATAGTCCA GCTGTTGGATGCGTCTGCTGTACCAGTGGGCAGGAGCTTGGATCTCACTCTGGTGCTGGAATACATTGACCAGGACCTGTCAACCTACCTCTCCAAGGCTCCTGCTGCTGGACTGAGCCGTGACTGTATTAAG GATGTGatgcagcagctgctgcagggACTGGACTTTCTACACTCAAACATGGTGCTGCACCGTGACCTGAAACCGGAGAACATCCTGGTCAGCAGCCGAGGAGAGGTCAAGATCGCTGATTTCGGACTGGCACGCATCTACACCTTCAATATCGCTCTCACTCCAGGT GTGGTGACGCTGTGGTACAGAGCTCCCGAGGTGCTGCTGAACTCTGTTTACATGTCCTCAGTGGACATGTGGAGCGCTGGCTGCATCTTTGCTGAGCTCTTCCTCTTGAG ACCACTGTTTCAGGGATACACAGAGGTACAGCAGCTGCAAAAAATCTTTGA GGTGATTGGTTTGCCCAGTGAGGAGGACTGGCCCACCGACAGCCCCATCTCATACTCAGTCAGCTGGGGACCAACAGGCTCCTGCACCAAGCTGCTGCACAACCTGGACCCAGACGACGACGACCTACTATCT CAATGTTTGGCATTCAGACAGAGCAGACGCATCTCAGCTGCCAAAGCCCTGGTTCATCCTTTCTTCATGAAGCACTGA